GGAGGACCTGGACGGCGACGGGAACCTGGACACGCTCGAGCGCTTCGTGCGCTACGTGGTGCCGCTCGACGACACCTCACCCTGGCTGGTCCGCTCACGCAGCGAGACGGGGACCGCCTTCCGCCTGTATCGGATCCCGCTGCGCACCGAAGCGGCCATCAATCCGGCCGGCCTCTTCACGGAGGCGGATTGGCGGGGTGTGAAACAGGTGCGTCTCACCCTGGCCGGCACCCGACCGCAGCCCTTGATCCTGGCAAGGCCGCGGATCGTGGGCTCGCGCTGGGTCAAGCGCGGCCTCGAGGGCGTGCTGGACGGGTTGGCGGGAGACGCGCTCACGGCGGGCGGGGCCGTGGAGGTGGCCGCGGCCAGCCGCGTCTCCGACGGCGACGCCTATCAGCCTCCGCCCGGGGTCCTGGAACAACTCGACGATCCCACGACGGGGCTGAGCGGACAGGGCGTGGAGTTCGCCGAGCGCTCGCTCAGCCTCCGCTACGAGGGCATCGCCAGCGGCAGCCGCGCCGAGGTGGTCCAGCGCTTCCCGCAGCGTCCCCGCAACTTCTTCGTCTACCGGCAGGCGCGCTTGTGGGCGTTGGCGCGCCGCGGCGATTGGGGTTCCGAACGTCCGACCTCGCTCTTCGTGAAGATCGGTTCGGACGCGGACAACTTCTATCTCTACCGGACACGACTTCCGGGGCCGGCGACCGGCGCGGTGCAGCCCTCCGACTGGCTCCCCGAGCTGGTGATCGACTTCGAGCAGTGGATCGCGCTGCGCCAACAGGCCGAGGCATTCCTGATCGCGAACCCCGGCGCGGTGACGGGTGAGCCCCTCGAGTTCTGGAGCGCCGATTCCACCTACGCGGTCGTCCTGCAGGACCGGGCCCGCGCGCCCGTCCTGGCCGCCGTGCGCGAATTGTCCCTCGGCGTGTGGAACCAAGGAGGCGCGGCCACGAGTGGAGAGGTCTGGTTCAACGAGCTGAGGCTCTCCAGGGCGGTGCGCACACCCGGTCTGGCTTCGCACGTGGATGTCGCTCTGGACGGGGGCGGGGTCTTCGAGACCCACCTCACGATCTCGAACCGCAACCCCTACTTCCGTCAGCTGCGCGACGAGCCCGAGTACTTCAATCGGACCACGCTGGCGCTCCGCACGACACTCCGCCTGGACCGCTTCGTGCCGGAGCGCTGGGGTGTGGACGTACCGCTCTCGGTGACCCACACCCGCTCGGGGGATGATCCCCGCTTCCTGGGTGGAACCGACCTGCGCACCGATCAGCTGAGCGGGCTGCGCCGCCCGGCGGACGGGAGCACCCGCGTCGGGGTCTCCTTCCGCAAGACGACACCCCTGGAGGGCGATCCATGGTACGGGCCCGTGGTCGAGGGCCTGGAGGCCAGCGTGGGGTTGACGACGTCGGACCTGACGACCGTCACCACCGCCACCAGCGGCCACGCGTTCGACGCGCGGATCGCCTTCCGCGCGCAACCCGACGCACGCCAGGTCCCCGTGCTCCCGTCCTTCCTGGAGGGTGTGGCGCATACACTGCTTCCGGACGCCTGGGCGGAGGCCCTCGCGGAGGCGGACGTCCGGTGGTCGCCGGAGCGCCTCCTGATCAGCACGGCCTACGAGGGCGACGAGAACCGCATCCGCCGCTTCGACCAGGTCCTCGAGCTCTCGCAGGACTCGCTGCAGTCCTCCACCCTCGCCCCGCGCTCCCGGCTGGAGACCCGCGCCGACGTGGGCTTCCGGCCGTTCCCCTCGCTCCGGGTGGGCGCGGACTGGACAACGGGACGCGACCTCCTCGATCCGGCGGATGTCGTCGGCGAGGCCGCCGTCCAGGCCCTGCTGGCGGAAGAGCGGTCCCGCATGCTGGGCGTCGACCTGGGTTGGGAGACGAATCGACAGCTGAGCACGCGCTTCTCGTTCGACCCGCAGGTCGCGGGGTGGTTGCGGACCGCCGTCGACTACAGCACCACGTACGGGTCCTACCAGGACGCGAATCTCGTGCGCCGCGCGTCCGGTTCAGGGCAGGCGCTCGGCCTGCAGCGCAACGTCGACGGGCGCCGCTTCGTGCAGGCGCGCGCCGAGTTGGATCCGGGCCGGTTGGTGGCCGAGCTGGGAGAGGGGCGCGACGGCTCGGGAATCTGGATCCGCCGCGCGTTGCAGGCACTGAGCCCGTTCGCGGTGTCCTGGCAGGATGGGATCAACGTGCGCCTGAACCGACAGGAGGTCGATCCGGGGCTCGCCTACCAGCTCGGGTGGATCGGGCTGGACGGCTATCGCTTCCTCGCGGGGGACACGGCTGCGTTCCTCGCGGACCGCTCCGTGTGGACGGTCGGAGGCGGGATGCAGCTGCCGGCCTCCCTCTCGCTGGCCGTGGATTTCCAGCGCGCGCTGGTCTCCACGTTCGACACGCGCTCCGATCGCGCGCGGGAGGACCTGACCTGGCCCAACGTGCGTCTCTCCTTCAGCGACCTGCCCGTGCCGGAGCAGGCCCGCCCGCTCCTGCGTCGGGTCACGGTGTCCGGCGGCTGGGTGCGGCGCGTGAGCGATCGTCGGTTCGGCGGTGCATCGGAGCAGCGACGGCGCGTCGAGGAGATCCGTGTGCCCCTGGACGCATCCGTCGCCTGGGCCGGCATCCTCAACACCACCTACCGCGGCGCCTTCGACGACGGCAACGGCACCGACCCGACCGGGCGCACCGACCGGGGCGGACAGTTGCACAGCCTCGCCCTCACGTCCTCGTTCCTGCCGCCGTGGGGGTTGGCCGACCGGCTGATCCGGCCGGTCTCCGTGTCCTTGCGCGCCACCTACACGCGGCAGGAGGAGTGCCGCATCGTGGTCGGGGGGGACGATTGCGTCCCGTTCGTGGATCAGCTCAACCGCTCGCTGTCGCTCACGCTCGACTCGTCGGTGCAGGACATGGACCTCGGGCTCGAGTTCGCCTACGTCGATCGCCGCTCCTTCGTCGGTCAGCGCTCGGGCTCCACCCAGTTCCAGCTCATCCTCTTCGGCCAGTTCCAGGCCCAGGCCCGCCTCTTCGCGGACGAGGGCCGGTAGCCTCTCGGCCGGTCTCCGTCGGCGACCGCTCTCCCCGCCTCCGCCGACTGGCCTCCCACCCGGCCTCTGCCGACCGCCTGTCGCCCCGCCTCCGCCGACTGGCCTCCCACCCGGCCTCTGCCGACCCCCTGTCTCCCCGCCTCCGCCGACCGGCTTCCCACCCGGCCTCTGCCGACCCCCTGTCGCCCCGCCTCCGCCGACCGGGGTGGTCGTGGGTGCGGCCCACCGACCCATGGGCGCGCCCCAGGCGTCGGGCGAACCTGCTCCATGGGCGAGCACGAGATCGAGTCGGTACGGCGGATGGTGGTCTTCCTGCTGGCGCTGGGCGCGTTGCGCCTCGCGTGGGCCTTCACTCCGTCGGCCCCTCCGCTCCTGGCCGGAGCGCCCGTCGTGGGCGATTCGCTGCTGGACGCCACCACCGCCGCCCTCGACGAGCGGACGCGCCGCACGCGGCCTCTGGAGGCGGGGGAGCGGATCGACCTGAACGGGGCAGGGGAGGAGGAGCTCGATCGTCTCCCCCGGGTCGGCCCCGCCCTCGCACGCGCGATCGTCGCCGAGCGCGAGCGCGGAGGCCCCTTCACCGGCATGGAAGACCTGACCCGGGTGCGGGGCATCGGAGCCGCCACGGCCGAGCGGCTGGCTCCGCTGCTGGAGATCCAGGGCGGGCCGGCGCCCACCGCGGGCTCGCGACCTCCGGTACCGCCGGACCCGGTCCTCTCCCTGGGTGGGGCCACCCCGGAGGACCTGCAGCGGCTGCCGGGGGTCGGCCCCGCGCTGGCCGCCCGCATCGTCGAGGTCCGGGCACGCCGGGGCGGGTTCGAGCGGGTGGAGGATCTCCTCGAGGTGCCCGGGATCGGGCCGGTCACCCTCGAGCGGCTCCGGGGCCGGGTACGGGTGCCGTGACCGACCCTTTCTGCCCG
Above is a window of Gemmatimonadota bacterium DNA encoding:
- a CDS encoding helix-hairpin-helix domain-containing protein; this encodes MGEHEIESVRRMVVFLLALGALRLAWAFTPSAPPLLAGAPVVGDSLLDATTAALDERTRRTRPLEAGERIDLNGAGEEELDRLPRVGPALARAIVAERERGGPFTGMEDLTRVRGIGAATAERLAPLLEIQGGPAPTAGSRPPVPPDPVLSLGGATPEDLQRLPGVGPALAARIVEVRARRGGFERVEDLLEVPGIGPVTLERLRGRVRVP